A stretch of Sulfitobacter sp. THAF37 DNA encodes these proteins:
- a CDS encoding YIP1 family protein produces the protein MNPAIGQLVQTSLRAPRDAAGQIMALGLTREVLWTALALVAIFNAALLYFIFQTSETALPVPGYAERPLALFVIIAGMMVVYVHAMYWAGRMLGGSGTLNDLLALVVWFQMLRAAAQLVIMVVSLALPAAGLLLSLGVAILGVWIFLNFVTAGLRLASVWQALAVLIAAAVGLILGLGLLLTLIGLAAQGAT, from the coding sequence ATGAACCCGGCAATTGGACAGCTGGTGCAGACCAGCCTGCGCGCGCCCCGTGATGCGGCAGGGCAGATCATGGCGCTTGGCCTGACGCGCGAAGTGCTCTGGACCGCGCTTGCGCTGGTCGCGATCTTCAACGCGGCGCTGCTGTATTTCATTTTTCAGACCTCCGAGACCGCCCTTCCGGTGCCGGGTTATGCGGAGCGGCCGCTCGCGCTGTTCGTGATCATCGCGGGTATGATGGTGGTCTATGTGCACGCCATGTATTGGGCGGGCCGGATGCTGGGCGGGTCCGGCACGTTGAACGACCTTCTGGCGCTGGTGGTCTGGTTCCAGATGCTGCGCGCAGCGGCACAGCTGGTCATCATGGTGGTGTCGCTGGCGCTGCCGGCCGCCGGGCTTCTGCTGTCGCTGGGCGTGGCGATCCTGGGTGTCTGGATCTTCCTGAACTTCGTGACCGCGGGGCTGCGGCTGGCCTCGGTCTGGCAGGCGCTGGCTGTGCTCATCGCCGCCGCGGTGGGTCTGATCCTTGGCCTCGGCCTTCTGTTGACGTTAATCGGGCTCGCAGCCCAGGGAGCCACGTGA